One Primulina huaijiensis isolate GDHJ02 chromosome 5, ASM1229523v2, whole genome shotgun sequence DNA segment encodes these proteins:
- the LOC140977398 gene encoding uncharacterized protein: protein MDAIPHFDEVAEQQEYLDLEVEEDVQAKGKRPKSVSFGQRSNLAPDVPGKKLKQAGPIDLYFRQDVDETVTQGKKKDAKIAKLYDENKKKLRENAVQKFARWMYDAGIPFNAVNYDSFKPFIEAVGQFGCGMKPPTYHEVRVTCLKRELEHTKLILKEYTDDHVKYGCNLMADGWTDRKNRTLISFLVNGPRGTVFIESVDGSSYSHTGAKLFDLFNKYVQQIGAKNVVQIVTDGASANVLAGRHLEAQYPHLYWSPCAAHCLDLMLEDFFKLPHLKKVYERAMMVNGYIYNRPQVLNMMREFKRQKDMVRAGKTRFATAFLTLKRFQNHNASLRKMFTSEKWTTSRFAKEAPGKRAAEVILMPSFWNMIVYVVKVGGPVVKVLRLVDGEKKPPMGYIYEAMDRAKEAIAASFDNKEDRYKDIFAIIDHRWTIQLHRPLHAAGHFLNPEFFYSNSKIENDNEVVTGLYKCIARMCETEELQDKIMDQLPMYKRAEGLFGMPMAVRQRNKKSPAEWWLAYGCSTPELQVFAVKVLSLTCSSSACERNWSVFEHLHSKRRNRLEQKKLNDLVYIKYNRALRRRYDMRDTIDPISLADIDDSNEWLMGEXSTKEAVASTSTLNTYKRRSTINRYNNEEDEEIDFGENDEESERYKSGASASGDDDDDDTIARGRMDGVWMTARGSLEISSIAVDREQYLMKWISKKKMAW from the exons ATGGATGCGATCCCTCACTTTGATGAAGTTGCAGAACAACAAGAATATTTGGATTTGGAAGTTGAAGAAGATGTACAGGCAAAAGGGAAACGACCTAAATCAGTTTCATTTGGTCAGCGTTCTAATCTTGCACCTGATGTTCCTGGGAAGAAACTAAAACAAGCTGGTCCAATAGATTTATACTTCCGACAAGATGTTGATGAGACTGTAAcgcaaggaaaaaaaaaagatgcaaaGATAGCGAAGTTGTATGatgaaaataagaagaaattGAGAGAGAATGCTGTGCAAAAGTTCGCTAGATGGATGTATGATGCAGGTATTCCTTTTAACGCCGTGAATTACGATAGTTTTAAACCATTTATTGAAGCCGTTGGTCAATTTGGTTGTGGAATGAAGCCCCCTACTTATCATGAAGTTAGAGTTACATGCTTAAAAAGGGAGTTAGAACATACAAAATTGATATTGAAAGAATACACAGATGACCATGTTAAATATGGATGCAATTTGATGGCAGATGGATGGACTGATAGAAAAAATAGGACATTGATTAGTTTTTTGGTAAATGGTCCTAGAGGGACTGTGTTTATAGAATCAGTTGATGGCTCGAGCTATTCTCACACGGGTGCgaaattgtttgatttgttcAACAAATATGTGCAACAAATTGGGGCCAAGAATGTGGTTCAAATTGTTACTGATGGTGCAAGCGCAAATGTTTTAGCTG GACGCCATTTGGAAGCACAATATCCTCACTTATATTGGTCTCCATGCGCTGCTCATTGTTTAGATTTGATGcttgaagatttttttaaacttccTCACTTGAAGAAGGTATATGAAAGAGCAATGATGGttaatggatatatatataacagGCCCCAAGTTTTAAACATGATGAGAGAATTCAAGAGGCAGAAAGATATGGTCAGAGCTGGAAAAACTCGTTTTGCAACCGCTTTTTTGACTTTAAAGCGGTTTCAAAATCACAATGCGAGTTTGAGAAAAATGTTTACATCTGAGAAATGGACTACTAGTAGATTTGCAAAGGAGGCACCAGGTAAGCGGGCAGCAGAGGTTATACTAATGCCTTCGTTTTGGAATATGATTGTTTATGTTGTTAAAGTGGGTGGTCCTGTGGTTAAAGTTCTTCGATTGGTTGATGGGGAAAAAAAACCTCCAATGGGCTATATTTATGAGGCAATGGATCGGGCTAAAGAAGCTATTGCTGCCTCATTTGATAACAAAGAGGATAGATATAAAGATATTTTTGCTATAATTGATCATAGGTGGACGATACAACTTCATCGACCCTTACATGCTGCTGGGCATTTCTTAAACCCGGAGTTCTTCTACTCGAATtctaaaatagaaaatgataatGAAGTTGTGACGGGTTTGTATAAATGTATCGCTAGGATGTGTGAAACCGAGGAGTTACAGGATAAGATCATGGACCAATTGCCAATGTACAAAAGGGCAGAAGGACTTTTTGGGATGCCCATGGCAGTCagacaaagaaacaaaaaatcacCAG CGGAATGGTGGTTGGCTTATGGGTGTTCGACACCCGAATTGCAAGTGTTCGCGGTGAAAGTTCTTAGCCTTACTTGTAGCTCATCTGCTTGTGAACGAAATTGGAGTGTGTTTGAACAT CTTCATTCCAAAAGAAGAAATAGATTGgagcaaaaaaaattgaatgatttGGTTTACATCAAGTATAATAGGGCTTTGAGGCGCCGTTATGATATGCGTGATACGATTGATCCTATTTCTTTGGCTGATATCGATGATAGTAATGAATGGCTGATGGGAGAATNATCTACAAAAGAAGCAGTGGCTAGTACAAGTACATTAAATACGTATAAAAGAAGATCTACTATCAATCGTTATAACAATGAAGAGGATGAAGAAATTGATTTTGGCGAAAACGATGAGGAATCAGAAAGATACAAATCTGGAGCTTCAGCTTCtggagatgatgatgatgatgataca ATTGCTAGGGGCAGAATGGATGGAGTTTGGATGACTGCCAGAGGATCACTGGAGATTAGCAGCATTGCGGTGGATAGAGAGCAATATTTGATGAAGTGGATTAGCAAAAAAAAGATGGCTTGGTAA
- the LOC140976638 gene encoding uncharacterized protein, with protein sequence MILPRMCGWISNDWHVKSSPKYNEVVQASHECLNRMVIGVLTPTELELQASYIANGQFSDSDPNLSHVLPLLSERQNVYCYADSSHENVDQPLEEQNSFEDMQSQIADVHDKQSPPLRQEEDRPHTSTHIDPSAFVGEVPSVPNYFVQLRDYIDEKFTKLQAYVDERFTKIEEKLE encoded by the exons ATGATACTTCCACGTATGTGTGGATGGATTTCAAATGATTGGCATGTGAAATCATCTCCAAAGTATAATGAAGTTGTTCAAGCATCACATGAGTGTTTAAATAGG ATGGTTATTGGCGTGTTGACACCTACAGAGTTGGAACTACAAGCCTCATACATTGCAAATGGTCAATTTTCTGATTCAGATCCTAATTTATCGCATGTTCTGCCATTGTTGTCGGAGAGACAAAATGTATACTGCTATGCAGATAGCAGTCACGAAAACGTTGATCAACCCTTAGAAGAGCAAAATTCTTTTGAAGATATGCAAAGCCAGATAGCAGATGTACATGACAAACAATCACCTCCACTTCGTCAAGAAGAAGATCGACCACACACCTCCACACATATTGATCCGAGTGCTTTTGTTGGAGAGGTTCCCAGTGTTCCAAATTATTTTGTCCAACTTCGAGATTATATAGATGAGAAGTTTACAAAATTGCAAGCATACGTGGATGAAAGATTTACTAAGATTGAGGAGAAGCTTGAATAG